In the Mesorhizobium sp. WSM2240 genome, TCGATCGTCATTGCCGGCGAGGCGGCTGCGGGAGCCACCGTTGAGATCGTGACCGGCGCACGCGTTATCGGCAACGCAGTGGCCGGGCCGGACGGCGACTTCGCCGTCGTCATCGACGAGCCGCTGAAGCCTGGCGGATACCAGATCGTGCTGCGCTCGACCGCGCCCGACAATGTGGTCGCCACCTCGCTGGAAACCGCCGTCGTATCAATTCCCGATAAGCCGGACGGACAGGTGCTGGCGCTGGTCGAAAAGCCGGGCGAGCCGAGCAAGCTGATTACGGTTCCCGAACCGCAGCCCGCGCCGCCGCTAAGCGGCGATGCCGCTGCTCCGGAAGCGCCAGCCTCGGCCGAGGCGGCTCCGGCTGCTCCAGAGGAAAAACCCGCGAGCGGCGGACCTGAGGCGTCCGCTTCGGCGGAAGTGGAGGCGCCCGCCGAGGAAGCGCCGCCGGCCGAGCAGCCGGCTGCGGCGCAAGAACCCGAACCGGCGCCAACCGAAGCCGCGCCAGACAAGCCGGACGAACAGGTCGCAGCGGCGAAGCCCGATCAGGAACCGGTCGAACTCACACCGAGCGCGCCTTCCGGCGAGCCGCAGGTCACAGTCGAGGCGGTCGAGATCGAAGGGCGCAAGGTTTTTGTCGCTGGCGTGGCCGATCCCGGCCGCAAGGTGCGCGTCTATGCGAACGACATATTGCTGGGGGACGCAGATGCCTCGCCGAGCGGCCGCTTCCTGATCGAGACCGAGCGTGACTTGCCTGTCGGCGACTATATCATCCGCGCCGACGCGCTGGAGCCGGACGGCGTCAAGGTCGCCGCGCGCGCGGCGGTGCCGTTCGAGCGCGAGGAGGGCGAAAATCTTGCCGCGGTAGCGCCGTCCGTCACGCCGCAGGCTGAAGCCCCCGCAACCGGCGCGGATCGGTCCGCCGCTGCTGCACCAGATGTAGCAGAGCCGCAGTCCGCCCCCACCGCACCGACCCCGAATGACCCTTCGGCCGGAGCCAACGGGCGAGCTTCCGCCGAAGCGCCGATCGAGCCAGACGCAACGCCGTCCGCTGCTCCTTCGGCTACGGCCGAGGCTTCGCCGCCCACCGCTTCGGGCACTGAGGCTTCACAGCCTGCCGTGCCCACTCCGCCCGCAACCGCGGAAGCGGATGCGCCGTCAACTCAGCCTACGGAGCAATCGGCCACCGCTCCCGCCGGGACTACGACCGCGCCTGCTTCCGAATCGACGCCGACTACTTCCGCAGAGGCTGAGACGGCGAAACCTGCAACGGGTGCCGAGATTGCGGCCGCGCCGGAAGCCACCCGGCTCGCACCGAAGCTCGAAAGCGTACCTGGCGCTGTCATCATCCGGCGCGGCGACTCCCTGTGGCGGATTTCTCGCCGCGTCTATGGGAAGGGCGTGCGCTACTCGACGATCTATCTGGCCAATCAGGAACAAATCAGCGATCCCGACCGCATCTGGCCGGGGCAAGTATTTAAGGTTCCCGAAAAGACCAGTGAAGGCGAGGAAGCCGACATGAAGGCCATCGGCGGGCAGGCGGTCACGACCACCACGCAGTGATTGCGCCGCTCTTGCGATCGAGCGTTTCATCGTCTATCGTCGATAAACGATGAACGTTTCTCCTTCCACCGAATTCAAGGAATGCGGTTCCGCGTCGGCCAAGGCGCTGGCGGCGAAACTCGCGGCTTTGTCGCATCCGGCCCGCATTGAAATCCTGAAGCATCTTTCCGGCAACCGCGCCTGCTGCTGCAAGGACGTCGTCCAGCAACTGGACCTGGCGCAGTCGACCGTATCGCAGCACCTGAAGGTGCTGGTCGAAGCAGGGCTGGTGCGGTTTTCGGCGGAAAGGCAGCGCTCGCTCTACGAAATCGACCGCGAGGCTTTGGCGGGCATCTCCGCCTCCGTCGCCGGCCTCGTCGAAACCTGCTGTTCTAGCCAGCCGGCATAATCCCGAAAGTCGCGGACTTTCCGGCAAGACCATGTCCGCTGACAAATCAAAGGCAAAGACCTAGTGGCAAAGACCGTATCCGCAGGCTCGACGTTCAGAACCCTGCTCAATCTGTGGCCTTATATGTGGCCGGCCGACCGCATCGACTTGAAGGCGCGGGTGGTGTGGGCGACGGTGTTCCTGTTTGTCGCCAAGCTCGTGCTTGTGGCGGTGCCGTATTTTTTCAAATGGGCGACAGACGCGCTGGTAGGTGACGCCAAGGCGCCGCCGCCTCTGCCCGATTTCATGCTCGGCCCGGTAGCGCTGGTCATTGCCTACAACATCGTCCGTATCGTGCAGGTCGGGTTGAACCAACTGCGCGATGCGCTGTTTGCCCGTGTCGGCCAGCATGCCGTCCGCCAACTTGCCTACCGCACCTTCGTGCACATGCACGATCTGTCGCTGCGCTTTCATCTGGAGCGGCGCACCGGCGGCCTGTCGAGGATCATCGAGCGCGGCACCAAGGGCATCGAGACCATCGTCCGTTTCACCATCCTGAATACAGTTCCGACGGTGCTGGAATTCGCGCTGACGGCGGTGATCTTCGCGCTCGCCTATGGCTGGGTCTACGTGCTGGTCGTGGCCGTCACGGTGGCGGCCTACACCTGGTTCACCGTCTGGGCGAGCGACTGGCGCATCGCCATCCGCCGCGAAATGAACGACAGCGACACAGACGCCAACACCAAGGCGATCGATTCGCTGCTCAATTTCGAAACGGTGAAGTATTTCAACAATGAGCGCATGGAGGCTCAGCGTTTCGACGGCTCCATGGCGCGATACGAGGCTGCGGCGACGAGAACCTGGACATCGCTCGGCTGGCTGAACTTCGGGCAGGGCGTCATCTTCGGCGGCGGCATGCTCATTGTCATGTGCCTGTCTGCTCTCGAAGTCATGGCCGGAACGCAGACGATCGGCGATTTCGTCTTCATCAACGCCATGCTGATGCAGCTTTCGGTGCCGCTCAATTTCATCGGCTTCATCTACCGCGAAATCCGGCAGGGCCTGACCGACATCGAGCAGATGTTCGACCTGCTGGACGTGAAGCAGGAGGTGGTCGACCGGCCGGAAGCAAAACCGCTGGCCGTCACCGAAGGCAAGGTCGAGTTTCGCGATGTACATTTCTCCTACGACGCCAACCGGCAGATCCTGAAGGGCGTCAGCTTCGAGGTTCCGGCCGGCAAAACCATCGCCATTGTCGGACCGTCCGGCGCGGGCAAGTCGACCATCTCGCGGCTCCTCTTCCGTTTCTACGACATTCAGCGCGGGGCGATCCTGATCGACGGGCAGGACATTCGCGACGTTACCCAGGAGAGCCTGCGCGCCGCCATCGGCATGGTGCCGCAGGACACAGTGCTGTTCAACGACACCATCGCCTACAATGTTCGCTACGGCCGAACCGACGCGACCGACGAAGAGGTGCAGAAGGCCGCCGAACTCGCGCAGATCGGCGGGTTCATAGAGAGCCTGCCGGGCGGCTACAAATCGATGGTTGGCGAACGCGGGCTGAAGCTGTCAGGCGGCGAAAAGCAGCGCGTGGCGATCGCCCGCACCATCCTGAAGGCCCCGCCGATCCTGATGCTCGACGAGGCGACCTCGGCGCTCGACACGCATACCGAGCAGGAGATCCAGGCCGCGCTCGACATGGTCAGCCGCGGACGCACGACCATAGTCATTGCCCATCGCTTGTCGACGGTGATTTCGGCGGACGAGATCATAGTGCTCAAGGACGGCGAAATCGCGGAACGCGGCACCCATGCCGACCTGCTGCGCCAAAGGGGCCTCTACGCCTCCATGTGGGATCGCCAGCGCGAAGCAACCGAAGCCGAGGAGCGCCTGCGCATCGCCAGGGAAGCCGACGAATTCGGTATCGTGGTCCGCCGCCGCACAGCCGAGCTCTGAGCGGCGGACAAGCGCCTCCCGGATTGCCGCGTTGCGGCGGGCGGCGCTTTCGGCTAAGCAGACCGGCATTCAACCGGAGCCGCCCGCGCGCGATGAGCCTCGTCGACACCGTCAAGAACGTTTTCGTGCCGATACACCGCGAAGGCTATCCCTTCATCGGCGCTTTCGCAGGCGTCACGCTGATTCTTGGCCTGTTCTCGACAAGCCTGTTCTGGATCGGCCTAATCCTGACCGGCTGGTGCGCCTATTTCTTCCGCGATCCCGAACGTGTCACGCCGGTCGACGACCGGCTGGTGATCAGCCCTGCCGACGGCGTGGTTTCGGCAGTAGGCCCGGCGGTTCCGCCGCGCGAACTCGGCCTCGGAACGGCGGAGATGACGCGGATTTCCGTATTCATGAACGTCTTCTCCTGCCATGTGAACCGCTCGCCGGTGCGCGGGCGCATCACCCGCATCGAGCATCGGCCGGGCAAGTTCCTCAATGCCGAGCTGGACAAAGCGAGCAGCGAGAACGAGCGCAACGGTCTCGTCATCGAAAGCCCCAACGGCACCGTCGCCGCCGTGCAGATCGCCGGGCTGGTCGCAAGGCGGATCGTCTGTTTCGCCGAGGCGAACGGCAATGTCGCGGTCGGCGAGCGCATCGGCCTGATTCGCTTCGGATCGCGGGTCGACGTGTTCCTGCCGCTCGACGCGACGCCGCGCGTTGCGGTCGGGCAGACTGCGGTCGCCGGCGAAACGGTGGTCGCCGAATTCGGCGGCGGCGCGGCCACGCCGCTTGTGCGGGTTTCCTGAGCAATGGCCGCGCCTTTCCAGCCATTCGAGCCGCATGGCCGGGGCGGCCCGCGCATTCGCGAAATCCCGCTGCGCATGGTCTTGCCCAATCTGATCACGGTGCTCGCCATTTGCGCCGGCCTGTCCGGCATAAGGCTGGCCTTCGAGCACCGGTTCGAGACGGCGGTGGTTATGGTGCTGGTCGCCGCCTTCCTGGACGGCATAGACGGCCGCATCGCACGGATGCTCAAGGCGACGTCGAAATTCGGCGCGCAGATGGATTCGCTGGCCGACATCGTCAACTTCGGCGTGGCCCCGGCGCTGGTTCTCTACGCCTTCCTGCTCGACCAAGCCGGCTCGCCGGGCTGGATTGCAGCACTGCTGTTCGCCATAGCCTGCGGCTTGAGACTCGCCCGGTTCAATGTCCTCGACGAGGATTTGAGCCGCCCTGCCTGGCAGGCGGAATATTTCGTCGGCGTGCCGGCGCCGGCTGGAGCCGTGGTCGTGCTTCTTCCCATCTATCTGGTCTTCATCGGCGCCATCGAGCCCGGCCGCACGGTCGCTTTCATCAGTTCCGGCTTCACCGTCCTGATCGCGATCCTCTTGGTCAGCCGTCTGCCGATCTATTCCGGCAAGAAATTCAGGATACCCCGTGACAAGGTGCTGCCGGGGATGCTGGCCGTCGTGTTCGTCGTGTTGTTGTTATCGACCTACACTTGGCAGACACTCGCGGTTTCGGTGATCGCCTATCTCGTGTTCCTGCCGCTCAGCGCGCGCGCCTATTCGCGGCGGGCCAAGCTTGAGGAGGCGAAGGCTGCGGAGCCTTCGAATGAGTGATCAGGCGGCGGCGCTGAGCCCCAGCCGCTCGAGCGCCAGATGTCGCGCCGACGCATAATCGGTCTTGCCTGATCCGAGCACCGGGATTTCCGCGACTTTGATGATGTCCTGCGGCACCATCAGTTCGGCCGCACCTGCCTCCTTGCCGTATTGCCGCAATTTGTTGGGATCGGCGTCTCCGGCCGTGGTGACCAGCACGATGCGTTCGCCGCGACGCTTGTCGGGCACCGAGACGACGGCGTGGCGCTCCTCCGGCCACAGCGCCTGCACAAGCATTTCCACCGCGCCCAGCGAGACCATCTCGCCGGCGATCTTGGCGAAGCGCTTGGCGCGGCCGCGAATGGTGATGAAGCCATCGCGATCAGCCGAGACGATGTCGCCGCTGTCGAGCCAGCCGCCCGCAAGCGGCTGCAACTCGCCGGGCCGGTCGACGCTCATATAGCCGAGCATGATGTTGGGGCCGCTAAGGCACAGGCGGCCTCCCTCGGCAACGCCTTCGACCGGCTCCAGCCGCATGCGCATGCCCGGCAGCAGCCGGCCAACCGTGCCTTCGCGGGTATGTGTCGCCGAATTGACGGCGACTACCGGCGCTGCCTCGGTCAGGCCAAAACCCTCGATGATCTCCGCGCCGAAGCGCTCGCGCCAGATGCGGCGGGTCTCCCTCCTGACGCTCTCGGCGCCGGAGACGGCGAAGCGCAGGCTGGAGAAATCGTCGTCGTCGGCGGTCTTGGCGTAGGCCGACAGGAAGGTATCGGTGCCGAACATGCAGGTCGGCCGCACCTTCGCGGCGACCTCCGGAATGAGTTTGTAGTGAAGCGGCGAGGGGTAGAGGAACAGCCGGACGCCGGTGACTAGCGGCAGGATCGTCCCACCGGTCAGCCCGAACGAGTGGAAGACCGGCAGCACGTTCAGGAGCTTGTCCTCAGGTGAAATCGAGAGCCGCGCCTCGACCTGAGCGGCGTTGGCGAGCAGATTGCGGTGTGACAGCACGACCGCTTTCGGCGAGCCCTCGGAGCCGGAGGTGAACAGGATTACCGCGGGTTTTGCGGAATTCTCCTGCGGGACGAGCGGACGCCGCCATTGCAGGGCGGCGGCAAGTTTTTCGGCCGGCGTTGCGCTGTCGCGCAACTCCTCCAGCCAGACGAATGTCGCGCCGCCCGCCTCGGCGGCCTCTACGATGTCGGCAAGTCCGGCCTTGGCGATGAAGGCGCGAGAAGACACGACCGTCCGGATGAGCGCCGTGCGCACCGCCGCGGTGACGCTGGCGGGGCCGGCCGTATAGTTGATCATGGCGGCGACGCGTCCGGCCGACATCAAGGCGAGCAGCGACAGCACGACGCCGTTGGTGTTGGGAAGCAGGATGCCGACCGCCTCGCCGGGCGCGGTGGAGGCGGAAAAACGGCCGCCGAGCACGCGTGCGCCGATGAACAGGCGCTTGTAGCTCATCGAGCCGCTGACCACGTCCTCGACGATGGGGTGGCCCGATCCGTAGCGATCGGCGGCGTCGCGGATTGCCTGGAACAGGGTGCGGTCGAGATCGGCGGCGGCGAAGCGGACTTCCGCCACGCGGTCGAAGAGGGCAATCGAGGCGGGCGAAGACTGCACGCCCGACCGGACCGTCAGCTCGGCGATGGTGATCGGCGGCAGTGTGGTGATCGTCAGACGCGGGAACAGCCGGCGCGGCGCCTTTTCCGCGGGCGTCAGCGAGAACGGAAGATACCGCGCGCCGCCGACGAAGACCGGCACGATGCGGGCGTCGGCCTGCATGGCGATGCGCGCCACCGCGCGGTAAAGGCGGAACGATTTGACGTCCGGCTCGACATTGTCGGGGATATACACCGCCAGCCTGCCATTGCCTTTCAGCACGCGGACGAGGCGGCGGCTGACGAAAACATGCTCGGCGTTGAAGGCGATGGTGCGGGAAAGCTCCCGCCAAGGCTCGAGCCAGGGCGACTTCGCCGACCATTCGTCGAGGATATGCAGTGTGTTTTCAGGCAGCAGCGCCAGCATCAGCGCCGGGTCGAGGCGCGACTGGTGCGTCACCACATAGATCACCGGCCGGGGCGCCTTGTGGACCTCGCGCATCGCCTGGTCCTGGATGCGGTAGGCGAGTTTGAGCGGCACATAGAGCAGCGCCTGATGCACGCTGAGGCCAAGGCGCAGCTTCTGCAGCAAGGCGAAGGCCGCGTAGGCAAGCGCAAGTGCGAGCAGAGTAAGGCTGGTCAGGATCATGCCGCAACCTCCCAACGCATTGTCACGCCGCCAGCGGACACCGCGACAGAGAAAACTAGACGAAGCTGTGGGAACGTCAATGCGGTGTCTCCGGGGTATTCGCTCCCGTTGAGGGGAGGGTCGATCCGCGCGGCGGATCGGGTGGGCGAAGCAAACCGTGAGGGCGTTCTTGGGCGCAAGCTTCTCCGTCGCCACGCCCGCTCTCGCGTCTGGCCATTGTGGGGAGCGGCGCATGGCAACGACGCCTAATCAATTTTAATTAGTTGACGCGCTGCCATGCGCCGCCGGCGTTTTCTCCCCTGATCGCTGTCCGGCCCATCGCTCCTGTCCTGGTATGCTGGGACGGAGCGCGGGCGCACAGGCGCGACCCGGGGCCGGAGCGATCCGCGCGACCCAGCGGGTATCGTCTCCGGCGCCACACTTGCCTGGATGCCGGTCGTGTACACCCGTCCCCACCAGCAAGCTGCCGGGACGGAGTATGCGGGCAGCGCCAGGGGGTGTGAACAAACAGGAGGGTGAAGATTCCTGAAGAATCTTACAAGCCATTGTTGCGCAAGCGATATTTCTTCGTTTTGGCCGGAACGGGAGTGAATTCCATCCACAACGGCATCTCATGTGGCCGGGAAAAGATGAGGCGCGGCTTGGCCATAATGGGTCAGGGCTCGCGCAGCCAAAGAAAAAGCCGGCCTCGCGGCCGGCTTGAGTAATAGGGACGGGCGAGGGGGTTTGGGCATGGGGACAGCCCGTCCATGCGCCTACAACAGCCGACGCCGAAGAAGGTTCCGGCCAAAATCAAATTTTTTTCGCGGCCGTGCATTTTTTTGAATCTGCCGAAGCGGCACGCGCCAGTGAGAGGTCACGGCCGGCATGTGCGAAGACCGCGGCCAGCACAACAGCGCCGCCGACCAGACTGGCGACGGGTGGAAATTCGGCCAGGAAAAGCCAGCCGAACAAGATCGCGAAGGGCACCTCGGCGGAGCCGAGCAGGCCGGCTTCGGCGGCTGGGATAAGCCGCGAGCCTTCCGTCCAGAGCACAGAGGCCAGCGCGAAGGATGCACCGAAGGCCGCAAGCAGGATCGCATCGCGCGTGGTGACGGCCAGCGGATCGGTGACGAACCAGCCGAGCCCGAAAAGGAGGAAGGCCGATACCGCGCCGGCCCAGACCACCGGCGTGTCGCGGAATTTGCGGATCAGCACCATGTAGAGGGCGCTGCCGAACGTCATGAGCAGCGCGAGCCCGTCGCCGAATGGCCGGCCGGTGCCGATCCCGGCAAACACCATCAGCCCGACGCCCGCGAGCGACAGGGCGGCCGCCAGCATGGTTTGCGAGCGGATCTTTTCGCGCACCAGGAGCCAGCCGAGCAGCGCCGCCACGAAGGGCGCGGTCGCATAGATGATCGCGACATTGGCGACGTAGGTGTTCTTGAACGCGGCGATGAATGCGACACTGGCGGCAGCTCCGACAATCGCCATCAACCAGCCGCGCCAGCCGAGCCTGAGCGGCCGCGGCGCGGCCTCGCGGGAGCGCCGCCAGAAGACATAGGCTGTTATCAGCAATGCGCCGACCAGCCCGCGCCAGCAATTGATGGTTAGCGGGTCGGTTTCGATCGACTTGGTGAGAACGCCCGCCAGGCCGAAGACGGCGGCCGAGCAC is a window encoding:
- a CDS encoding LysM peptidoglycan-binding domain-containing protein yields the protein MALTPIKALLFLAGGAAAAGGVAYVSGVFDPYLGGEAPKLAAAPVPGTSEANPKSSRLPQPPAANAPSAGTPAASAPAAGASTEGEVLPPSFDVVRVEGDGSIVIAGEAAAGATVEIVTGARVIGNAVAGPDGDFAVVIDEPLKPGGYQIVLRSTAPDNVVATSLETAVVSIPDKPDGQVLALVEKPGEPSKLITVPEPQPAPPLSGDAAAPEAPASAEAAPAAPEEKPASGGPEASASAEVEAPAEEAPPAEQPAAAQEPEPAPTEAAPDKPDEQVAAAKPDQEPVELTPSAPSGEPQVTVEAVEIEGRKVFVAGVADPGRKVRVYANDILLGDADASPSGRFLIETERDLPVGDYIIRADALEPDGVKVAARAAVPFEREEGENLAAVAPSVTPQAEAPATGADRSAAAAPDVAEPQSAPTAPTPNDPSAGANGRASAEAPIEPDATPSAAPSATAEASPPTASGTEASQPAVPTPPATAEADAPSTQPTEQSATAPAGTTTAPASESTPTTSAEAETAKPATGAEIAAAPEATRLAPKLESVPGAVIIRRGDSLWRISRRVYGKGVRYSTIYLANQEQISDPDRIWPGQVFKVPEKTSEGEEADMKAIGGQAVTTTTQ
- a CDS encoding metalloregulator ArsR/SmtB family transcription factor, with amino-acid sequence MNVSPSTEFKECGSASAKALAAKLAALSHPARIEILKHLSGNRACCCKDVVQQLDLAQSTVSQHLKVLVEAGLVRFSAERQRSLYEIDREALAGISASVAGLVETCCSSQPA
- a CDS encoding ABC transporter ATP-binding protein/permease, whose amino-acid sequence is MAKTVSAGSTFRTLLNLWPYMWPADRIDLKARVVWATVFLFVAKLVLVAVPYFFKWATDALVGDAKAPPPLPDFMLGPVALVIAYNIVRIVQVGLNQLRDALFARVGQHAVRQLAYRTFVHMHDLSLRFHLERRTGGLSRIIERGTKGIETIVRFTILNTVPTVLEFALTAVIFALAYGWVYVLVVAVTVAAYTWFTVWASDWRIAIRREMNDSDTDANTKAIDSLLNFETVKYFNNERMEAQRFDGSMARYEAAATRTWTSLGWLNFGQGVIFGGGMLIVMCLSALEVMAGTQTIGDFVFINAMLMQLSVPLNFIGFIYREIRQGLTDIEQMFDLLDVKQEVVDRPEAKPLAVTEGKVEFRDVHFSYDANRQILKGVSFEVPAGKTIAIVGPSGAGKSTISRLLFRFYDIQRGAILIDGQDIRDVTQESLRAAIGMVPQDTVLFNDTIAYNVRYGRTDATDEEVQKAAELAQIGGFIESLPGGYKSMVGERGLKLSGGEKQRVAIARTILKAPPILMLDEATSALDTHTEQEIQAALDMVSRGRTTIVIAHRLSTVISADEIIVLKDGEIAERGTHADLLRQRGLYASMWDRQREATEAEERLRIAREADEFGIVVRRRTAEL
- a CDS encoding phosphatidylserine decarboxylase, which translates into the protein MSLVDTVKNVFVPIHREGYPFIGAFAGVTLILGLFSTSLFWIGLILTGWCAYFFRDPERVTPVDDRLVISPADGVVSAVGPAVPPRELGLGTAEMTRISVFMNVFSCHVNRSPVRGRITRIEHRPGKFLNAELDKASSENERNGLVIESPNGTVAAVQIAGLVARRIVCFAEANGNVAVGERIGLIRFGSRVDVFLPLDATPRVAVGQTAVAGETVVAEFGGGAATPLVRVS
- the pssA gene encoding CDP-diacylglycerol--serine O-phosphatidyltransferase, whose translation is MAAPFQPFEPHGRGGPRIREIPLRMVLPNLITVLAICAGLSGIRLAFEHRFETAVVMVLVAAFLDGIDGRIARMLKATSKFGAQMDSLADIVNFGVAPALVLYAFLLDQAGSPGWIAALLFAIACGLRLARFNVLDEDLSRPAWQAEYFVGVPAPAGAVVVLLPIYLVFIGAIEPGRTVAFISSGFTVLIAILLVSRLPIYSGKKFRIPRDKVLPGMLAVVFVVLLLSTYTWQTLAVSVIAYLVFLPLSARAYSRRAKLEEAKAAEPSNE
- a CDS encoding AMP-binding protein, coding for MILTSLTLLALALAYAAFALLQKLRLGLSVHQALLYVPLKLAYRIQDQAMREVHKAPRPVIYVVTHQSRLDPALMLALLPENTLHILDEWSAKSPWLEPWRELSRTIAFNAEHVFVSRRLVRVLKGNGRLAVYIPDNVEPDVKSFRLYRAVARIAMQADARIVPVFVGGARYLPFSLTPAEKAPRRLFPRLTITTLPPITIAELTVRSGVQSSPASIALFDRVAEVRFAAADLDRTLFQAIRDAADRYGSGHPIVEDVVSGSMSYKRLFIGARVLGGRFSASTAPGEAVGILLPNTNGVVLSLLALMSAGRVAAMINYTAGPASVTAAVRTALIRTVVSSRAFIAKAGLADIVEAAEAGGATFVWLEELRDSATPAEKLAAALQWRRPLVPQENSAKPAVILFTSGSEGSPKAVVLSHRNLLANAAQVEARLSISPEDKLLNVLPVFHSFGLTGGTILPLVTGVRLFLYPSPLHYKLIPEVAAKVRPTCMFGTDTFLSAYAKTADDDDFSSLRFAVSGAESVRRETRRIWRERFGAEIIEGFGLTEAAPVVAVNSATHTREGTVGRLLPGMRMRLEPVEGVAEGGRLCLSGPNIMLGYMSVDRPGELQPLAGGWLDSGDIVSADRDGFITIRGRAKRFAKIAGEMVSLGAVEMLVQALWPEERHAVVSVPDKRRGERIVLVTTAGDADPNKLRQYGKEAGAAELMVPQDIIKVAEIPVLGSGKTDYASARHLALERLGLSAAA
- a CDS encoding EamA family transporter, which gives rise to MTTGLEEQKGRMLGVALVTCSAAVFGLAGVLTKSIETDPLTINCWRGLVGALLITAYVFWRRSREAAPRPLRLGWRGWLMAIVGAAASVAFIAAFKNTYVANVAIIYATAPFVAALLGWLLVREKIRSQTMLAAALSLAGVGLMVFAGIGTGRPFGDGLALLMTFGSALYMVLIRKFRDTPVVWAGAVSAFLLFGLGWFVTDPLAVTTRDAILLAAFGASFALASVLWTEGSRLIPAAEAGLLGSAEVPFAILFGWLFLAEFPPVASLVGGAVVLAAVFAHAGRDLSLARAASADSKKCTAAKKI